In the Acidovorax sp. A79 genome, one interval contains:
- a CDS encoding GPO family capsid scaffolding protein encodes MPATSKFYRVAVEGPTIDGRNIQREWLKQAAANYDPEVYGARVWVEHMRSALADSPFSAQGDVIALKAEEIRTGKLAGKMALFAQLKPLAGLVNLNKNGKKMFTSIELVPNFAESGQAYVTGVAVTDEPGSLGTEMLKFSAKSADNKLTSEFMETGLDMEAGADADQDGGSLAGQMVKAFSSMLESLRGITAPKHTPEATGAFAAKTLEVLGAADAAIQHQSKELATEKAAREKLAGEFSALEKKFNELTVTLSKQDGGGTARPEATGTEGTVLADC; translated from the coding sequence ATGCCAGCAACGTCCAAGTTCTACCGCGTAGCCGTCGAAGGCCCGACCATCGACGGGCGAAACATTCAGCGCGAATGGCTGAAACAGGCCGCAGCCAATTACGACCCCGAGGTGTACGGCGCCCGCGTGTGGGTTGAACATATGCGCAGCGCGCTTGCTGACAGCCCCTTTTCTGCACAAGGCGATGTGATCGCTTTGAAGGCAGAAGAAATCAGGACCGGCAAGCTGGCCGGAAAGATGGCCTTGTTTGCCCAGCTAAAGCCACTTGCCGGCCTAGTGAACCTCAACAAGAACGGCAAGAAGATGTTCACCAGCATCGAGCTGGTGCCCAACTTCGCAGAGTCTGGCCAAGCCTACGTGACGGGCGTAGCCGTGACCGATGAACCGGGTAGCCTTGGCACTGAAATGCTCAAGTTCTCCGCGAAGAGCGCAGACAACAAGCTCACCAGCGAATTCATGGAAACCGGTCTGGACATGGAGGCTGGCGCGGACGCTGACCAAGACGGCGGCAGTCTCGCGGGCCAGATGGTCAAGGCATTCAGCAGCATGCTGGAAAGTTTGCGCGGCATCACCGCGCCCAAGCACACACCAGAAGCCACCGGTGCCTTCGCTGCCAAAACGCTGGAAGTGCTGGGCGCAGCTGATGCCGCCATTCAACACCAGTCCAAAGAACTGGCAACCGAGAAAGCCGCCCGCGAGAAGCTGGCGGGTGAGTTCTCCGCGCTCGAAAAGAAGTTCAACGAACTGACCGTGACGCTCAGCAAGCAAGACGGCGGCGGCACCGCACGCCCCGAAGCCACCGGCACCGAAGGCACCGTGCTGGCCGACTGCTGA
- a CDS encoding terminase family protein, giving the protein MGWKLSHIAEHLGVPRGTLHGWCKAEKWQDTPAAQRVEYTLEARLSTLIAKDVKTGGDFKEIDLLGRQLERLARIGKYERTGREADLNPAIEARNAGPKKSRGKNHLSEEQVEQLKSAFLDSLFKYQLGWWQSSQQRTRAILKSRQIGATWYFAREALIDALETGRNQIFLSASKAQAHIFKQYICAFVHEVTGVELKGDPIILANGATLYFLGSNARTAQGYHGNFYFDEFFWTQDFERLNKVASGMAMHKKWRKTYFSTPSSIQHAAYAFWSGLRVKKKSRIEVDLTHARLAGGFTGEDRVWRNIVTIMDALAGGCDLFDLEELKLEYSDAEFANLLMCGFVDDSFSVFPLSMLQPCMVDSWELWSDFKPFSQRPYGWLPVWVGYDPSHTGDNAGLVVVAQPIRPGGALRVLHTQQFKGMDFEAQAKAIKTITERFNVTGMTVDTTGIGQGVYQLVQKFYPAVRGINYSVDSKTMLVLKAQQVINAGRLEFDAGNKELATSFMAIKREMTASGRNVTYAAGRSEESGHSDLAWATMNALSHEPLETGTDLATPQGQSFLVISD; this is encoded by the coding sequence ATGGGGTGGAAGCTGTCGCACATCGCAGAGCACCTGGGCGTTCCACGCGGCACGCTGCACGGCTGGTGCAAGGCCGAAAAGTGGCAGGACACCCCCGCAGCGCAGCGTGTGGAGTACACGCTGGAGGCGCGGCTTTCAACGCTGATCGCCAAGGACGTGAAGACGGGCGGCGACTTCAAGGAAATCGACCTGCTGGGCCGACAACTGGAGCGTCTGGCTCGCATTGGCAAGTACGAACGCACAGGACGTGAAGCCGATTTGAACCCGGCGATTGAGGCGCGCAACGCAGGGCCGAAGAAGTCGCGCGGCAAAAACCACCTGTCAGAGGAACAGGTGGAGCAGTTGAAAAGCGCTTTCCTCGATTCGCTATTCAAGTACCAGTTGGGCTGGTGGCAGAGCAGCCAGCAGCGCACGCGGGCCATTCTCAAAAGCCGCCAGATCGGCGCCACTTGGTACTTTGCGCGTGAGGCGCTGATAGATGCGCTGGAGACTGGGCGTAACCAGATTTTCCTGTCCGCCAGCAAGGCACAGGCGCACATCTTCAAGCAGTACATCTGCGCGTTCGTGCACGAAGTGACGGGCGTGGAGTTGAAGGGCGATCCGATCATCCTGGCGAACGGCGCCACGCTCTATTTCCTGGGCAGCAATGCACGCACGGCGCAGGGTTACCACGGCAACTTCTACTTCGACGAGTTCTTTTGGACGCAGGACTTTGAGCGGCTTAACAAGGTGGCCAGCGGCATGGCCATGCACAAGAAGTGGCGCAAGACCTATTTCAGTACGCCCAGCAGCATCCAGCACGCGGCCTATGCGTTCTGGTCGGGCCTGCGGGTCAAGAAGAAGTCCAGGATTGAAGTGGACTTGACGCACGCGCGCCTGGCCGGTGGCTTCACTGGCGAGGATCGGGTGTGGCGCAATATCGTCACGATCATGGATGCCCTTGCGGGCGGCTGTGACCTGTTCGACCTTGAAGAACTGAAGCTGGAATATTCCGACGCGGAGTTTGCAAACCTGCTGATGTGCGGGTTTGTCGATGATTCGTTCTCGGTCTTCCCCCTCTCGATGCTGCAGCCCTGCATGGTGGACAGCTGGGAGCTGTGGTCCGACTTCAAGCCATTCAGCCAGCGGCCCTATGGCTGGCTGCCGGTGTGGGTGGGCTATGACCCCAGCCACACCGGCGACAACGCCGGCCTGGTGGTGGTCGCCCAGCCCATCAGGCCGGGCGGGGCGCTGCGCGTGCTGCACACGCAGCAGTTCAAGGGAATGGACTTTGAAGCGCAGGCCAAGGCTATCAAGACCATCACCGAACGCTTTAATGTGACCGGCATGACGGTGGACACCACGGGCATCGGGCAGGGCGTCTATCAGCTGGTGCAGAAGTTCTACCCCGCGGTGCGCGGCATCAACTACAGCGTGGACAGCAAAACCATGCTGGTGCTCAAGGCGCAACAGGTCATCAATGCGGGACGGCTGGAGTTTGACGCCGGCAACAAGGAGCTGGCCACCAGCTTCATGGCCATCAAGCGCGAGATGACGGCCAGCGGGCGGAATGTGACATATGCAGCCGGCCGCAGCGAAGAATCCGGCCACTCTGATCTGGCCTGGGCGACGATGAATGCGCTCAGCCATGAACCCTTGGAAACCGGCACCGATCTGGCCACGCCACAGGGCCAATCCTTCCTTGTTATCTCTGACTGA
- a CDS encoding phage portal protein, whose protein sequence is MTKRNRRAQAHYTPTLTAAPAATAAPPQAQAFSFDLGEPEPVLGGRSALLEYAECLQCGDWYEPPVSLAALARLLRVGAHHESALRFKVNVLVSTFIPSQSLSAEAFSGFALDYMVLGNAYLERRRNRLGDLLELRHALGKYTRRGIEAGRFFFVTDLQAPHEFPRHAVFQLREQDIHQEIYGLPPYLGALQSAMLNESATLFRRRYYNNGSHAGFILYVTDAAQSQGDVDRMREQLTKTKGVGNFKNLFYYAPNGKKDGIQMIPISEVAAKDDFLNIKNASRDDVLAAHRVPPQLMGMLPNNVGGFGDVEKAAMVFARNEIAPLQARMANAINTWAGRMVCTFKPYVLQDAPSTAPARA, encoded by the coding sequence ATGACAAAACGCAATCGCCGCGCGCAGGCGCACTACACCCCCACGCTCACTGCAGCACCTGCGGCTACTGCTGCCCCGCCGCAGGCCCAGGCGTTCAGCTTCGACCTGGGCGAGCCTGAGCCTGTACTGGGGGGGCGCTCCGCACTGCTGGAGTATGCGGAGTGCCTGCAGTGCGGCGACTGGTACGAACCGCCTGTGAGCCTGGCCGCGCTTGCTCGTCTTCTGCGTGTCGGTGCGCACCATGAGTCGGCCCTGCGGTTCAAGGTCAATGTGCTGGTCAGCACCTTCATTCCGTCTCAGTCGCTCAGCGCCGAAGCCTTCAGCGGCTTCGCTCTCGATTACATGGTGCTGGGCAATGCCTATCTGGAGCGGCGCCGCAACCGGCTGGGCGATCTGCTGGAGCTGCGCCACGCATTGGGCAAGTACACCCGGCGCGGTATTGAAGCAGGAAGGTTCTTCTTCGTGACGGACCTGCAGGCCCCACACGAATTCCCGCGCCACGCTGTGTTCCAGCTACGCGAGCAGGACATTCACCAGGAAATCTATGGCCTGCCGCCGTACCTGGGCGCGTTGCAGTCGGCCATGCTCAACGAATCGGCCACGCTGTTCCGGCGCCGCTACTACAACAACGGCAGCCACGCCGGCTTCATCCTGTACGTGACCGATGCCGCCCAGTCTCAGGGCGATGTGGACAGGATGCGCGAGCAGCTGACCAAAACCAAGGGTGTGGGCAACTTCAAGAACCTTTTCTACTACGCGCCCAACGGGAAGAAGGATGGCATCCAGATGATCCCCATCAGCGAGGTGGCGGCCAAGGATGACTTCCTGAACATCAAGAACGCCAGCCGCGACGACGTGCTGGCCGCCCACCGTGTGCCGCCCCAGCTGATGGGCATGTTGCCCAACAATGTGGGCGGTTTCGGAGACGTGGAGAAAGCCGCAATGGTGTTCGCCCGCAACGAAATCGCGCCGCTGCAGGCGCGCATGGCCAACGCCATCAACACCTGGGCCGGCCGCATGGTGTGCACGTTTAAGCCCTACGTCCTGCAGGACGCCCCGTCCACGGCCCCCGCCCGGGCATAG
- a CDS encoding toll/interleukin-1 receptor domain-containing protein: protein MFFSYCHADEALRDQLEKQLAMLKRQGVIETWHDRRISAGQEIDAAIDDHINSDEIILLLVSPDFIASDYCYNIEMARAMERHNAKDAIVIPVILRPCDWHHAPFGKLLGTPQDGKPVTLWPDRDEAFLQVAKEVRKAADRWRKQSRALSQTERSDATALPPTQQAVAAGPRSSNLRVAKTFTQLDKDRFQIETFEYIARYFENSLKELQARNPGYEGVFRRIDANRFVAAIYKDGEDAAKATVFTGGQMGSGIYYSQGDSFSGNSYNEALSVQADDQALFLTSLGMSFRGRQEQKLSQEGAAETLWEIVIGPLQ from the coding sequence GTGTTCTTCTCATATTGCCATGCCGACGAGGCGTTGCGAGACCAACTGGAAAAACAACTGGCCATGCTCAAGCGTCAGGGGGTCATCGAAACCTGGCACGACCGAAGAATCAGTGCCGGTCAAGAGATCGACGCTGCTATTGACGACCATATCAATAGCGACGAGATAATTTTGTTGTTGGTGAGCCCCGATTTCATCGCCTCTGACTATTGCTACAACATTGAGATGGCACGTGCCATGGAGCGCCACAACGCTAAGGATGCCATTGTCATTCCCGTTATCCTACGTCCATGCGATTGGCACCACGCTCCATTCGGCAAGCTACTTGGCACCCCTCAGGATGGAAAACCGGTCACTCTCTGGCCTGATAGGGACGAGGCGTTTCTGCAGGTAGCGAAGGAGGTTCGCAAAGCGGCCGACAGGTGGCGCAAGCAATCGAGAGCGCTCTCGCAAACCGAACGCTCCGATGCAACTGCCTTGCCGCCAACTCAGCAGGCGGTAGCTGCTGGACCACGTTCGAGCAATCTTCGGGTTGCCAAGACCTTCACTCAGCTGGACAAAGACCGGTTCCAGATTGAGACTTTCGAGTACATCGCGCGCTATTTCGAAAACTCCCTGAAGGAGCTCCAGGCAAGAAACCCCGGCTACGAAGGTGTATTTCGTCGGATCGACGCGAATCGGTTTGTTGCGGCCATCTACAAAGATGGCGAGGATGCTGCAAAAGCGACGGTATTTACTGGTGGACAAATGGGATCAGGGATCTACTACAGTCAGGGCGATTCGTTTAGCGGAAACTCTTACAACGAGGCTCTTTCGGTGCAGGCGGACGATCAAGCTCTTTTCCTTACGAGCTTAGGGATGTCATTTCGTGGGCGACAAGAGCAGAAGCTATCGCAGGAAGGTGCCGCAGAGACTCTCTGGGAGATCGTTATCGGGCCGCTTCAGTGA
- a CDS encoding helix-turn-helix transcriptional regulator, with amino-acid sequence MNTFSNAFRAEVVRMARKELKPELQGMRKAITGHRSEIAALKREVKALTSQLKATQRQVKATDTPKARVIAEKATPKKSKQIQFDAQVLIEKRAALGITQKQMAQLLGASSLSVYKWETGHVHPRTAQLERIAEVLKLGKRKAQTLLNPE; translated from the coding sequence ATGAATACATTTTCTAATGCCTTTCGCGCTGAAGTCGTTCGCATGGCGCGCAAGGAACTCAAACCTGAACTTCAGGGCATGCGCAAGGCGATCACCGGCCATCGCTCCGAGATCGCGGCACTGAAGCGTGAGGTCAAGGCGCTGACCTCCCAACTCAAAGCCACTCAACGGCAGGTCAAAGCAACGGATACACCCAAAGCCAGGGTGATCGCTGAAAAGGCCACGCCCAAGAAGTCAAAGCAGATCCAGTTCGATGCTCAGGTGTTGATCGAGAAACGCGCGGCGCTCGGCATCACACAGAAACAGATGGCCCAACTGTTGGGTGCTTCGTCGCTGTCCGTCTACAAGTGGGAGACGGGCCATGTTCATCCCCGGACTGCGCAGCTGGAACGCATTGCTGAAGTGCTGAAACTGGGCAAGCGCAAGGCGCAAACACTACTCAATCCTGAGTGA
- a CDS encoding HU family DNA-binding protein gives MNRAELVEILASKNDLSKTAANAVLETLIDTIQTAVKKGDAVQLVGFGTFKSAKRAARTGKNPSTGAALKIPASTVPKFVAGAKFKAVVDPKAAKRKADKAGK, from the coding sequence ATGAACCGCGCAGAACTTGTTGAAATCCTGGCTTCCAAGAATGATCTGTCCAAGACCGCAGCCAATGCGGTGCTGGAGACGCTGATCGATACCATCCAGACGGCCGTGAAAAAGGGCGATGCCGTGCAGCTGGTGGGTTTTGGGACCTTCAAGTCGGCCAAGCGTGCGGCACGCACGGGCAAGAATCCATCGACCGGTGCAGCACTGAAGATTCCTGCGAGCACAGTGCCGAAGTTTGTGGCGGGGGCGAAGTTCAAGGCCGTCGTTGATCCCAAGGCTGCGAAGCGCAAGGCGGACAAGGCTGGGAAGTAA
- a CDS encoding DNA/RNA non-specific endonuclease, producing the protein MPPSVNRLFSWPGRVRLAAVLALSLASVALPNLSWARFPQFDSAALLTPEPTSFAQCPQFFTNGTPPAITPRPQLRELCYEAFAVLHTGTTKTPVFVAQRLNRRLIEDADEKRAKRFFADARLPSGERAELEDYKHSGYSRGHMAPAGDMPTPTAMAQSFSLANMVPQNAQHNGGAWNKIEQDTRHYVKRAKGDVFVITGPVFTDAGPRIGANGVKVPTYLYKLVYDATTQRAWAHWQQNREGETVGRPISYQELVKRTGVEFLPRSALQH; encoded by the coding sequence ATGCCCCCTTCTGTGAATCGTTTGTTCTCCTGGCCAGGCCGCGTGCGCCTGGCAGCTGTGCTGGCCCTGTCTCTTGCCAGCGTTGCTCTCCCAAATCTTTCCTGGGCGCGGTTTCCGCAGTTCGACAGTGCGGCCCTGCTCACTCCCGAGCCCACTTCCTTTGCCCAGTGCCCGCAGTTCTTTACGAATGGCACACCACCTGCCATCACGCCCCGGCCACAACTGCGTGAGCTTTGCTATGAGGCCTTTGCGGTGCTGCACACCGGGACCACCAAGACACCCGTGTTCGTAGCCCAGCGCCTGAACCGCAGACTCATTGAGGATGCGGACGAGAAGCGGGCCAAGCGCTTCTTTGCGGATGCGCGCCTGCCCAGTGGCGAACGGGCGGAGCTGGAGGACTACAAGCACTCTGGCTACAGCCGTGGGCACATGGCGCCAGCGGGAGACATGCCGACGCCGACGGCCATGGCGCAAAGCTTCAGCCTGGCGAACATGGTTCCCCAGAATGCCCAGCACAACGGGGGTGCCTGGAACAAGATCGAGCAGGACACGCGGCACTATGTGAAGCGGGCCAAGGGGGATGTGTTCGTGATCACCGGGCCGGTGTTCACCGATGCGGGACCACGCATCGGGGCCAATGGGGTGAAGGTGCCGACCTATCTGTACAAGCTGGTGTACGACGCAACCACCCAAAGAGCTTGGGCGCACTGGCAGCAAAACCGCGAGGGGGAGACGGTCGGTCGGCCGATCAGCTACCAGGAGTTGGTGAAGAGAACCGGAGTGGAGTTTTTGCCAAGAAGTGCGCTGCAGCATTGA